A section of the Candidatus Zixiibacteriota bacterium genome encodes:
- a CDS encoding proton-conducting transporter membrane subunit, with translation METLLVAVSIILIGGVISLALHRSPGAATMAGVVGIVIGCLVGLVPSIHSLLSGGSDFIHRAWHVPGGSFFVGVDPLSAVFLLVIFVISVPVCSYGASYWWHHRNEYDLGAAWFFTSVLIGSMAMVVMARNAVLFLVAWEAMSVSSFFLVTLEHGKREVRRAGLIYLIAAHIGAAFLLVFFLLLGQHSGSLDFSRFSDAPQLTGVLFLLALIGFGSKAGFIPLHVWLPEAHPAAPSHISALMSGVMIKMGLYGLFRALTFLGPPAYWWGIVLIGVGLISGVVSVLHALAQSNIKRLLAYSSVENVGIIAIGTGIGILGWSTGSTAMAAFGFGGALLHIVNHAVFKGALFLAAGSVMQKCRTLDIDQLGGLLKRMPRTSTVALVASISIVGLPLGCGFVSEFLVYVAALHGASSARTDLAAASITVVIGLALIGGLAAVCFSKLFGIGFLGVPRSASATEANESDGLMTIPMLVLAGLCVVIGLGAFAVPVFAGGVVGLVTGIPSHAITDALQPSGNLLKALSVATTIIGLGVFVAAIARLFVLRNRSVRETVTWDCGYVAPSAEMQYRGFSFVQIVTGLFAGLLSIRKRQTLPSGLFPRRGLVSVKVPDGLLLSLYEPVFRGVGWTLGRLRWLQHGNVHLYILYILITLLILMFWNLR, from the coding sequence ATGGAGACGTTGCTTGTCGCGGTATCAATTATTCTCATCGGCGGTGTGATCTCGCTGGCGCTCCATCGGTCACCCGGCGCAGCCACGATGGCAGGTGTGGTCGGCATTGTCATCGGATGTTTAGTGGGCCTGGTCCCCTCGATACATTCCCTGTTAAGCGGCGGCAGCGATTTCATTCACCGGGCGTGGCATGTACCTGGCGGCAGTTTTTTTGTGGGTGTTGATCCATTATCAGCAGTCTTCCTGCTCGTCATTTTCGTTATCTCCGTGCCGGTCTGCTCTTACGGGGCATCGTACTGGTGGCATCATCGAAATGAATACGATCTCGGAGCGGCCTGGTTTTTCACCAGCGTACTGATCGGGTCGATGGCGATGGTGGTGATGGCGCGCAATGCGGTGCTCTTTTTGGTAGCGTGGGAAGCGATGTCGGTCAGTTCGTTTTTTCTCGTCACGCTCGAGCACGGTAAGCGCGAAGTTCGACGGGCCGGTCTGATCTATCTGATAGCTGCGCACATCGGCGCGGCGTTCCTGCTCGTGTTCTTTCTCCTTCTCGGACAGCATTCGGGGTCCTTGGATTTCTCCCGTTTCAGTGATGCACCGCAACTGACGGGCGTGCTGTTTTTGCTCGCTCTCATCGGTTTCGGCTCAAAGGCAGGGTTCATCCCTCTGCACGTGTGGCTTCCTGAGGCGCATCCGGCAGCTCCCAGCCATATCTCGGCGCTGATGTCAGGCGTGATGATCAAGATGGGTCTGTACGGATTGTTCCGGGCTCTGACGTTCCTTGGGCCTCCCGCGTACTGGTGGGGAATCGTCTTGATAGGCGTGGGATTGATCTCGGGCGTGGTGAGTGTCCTACACGCGCTGGCACAATCCAACATAAAGCGCTTGTTGGCATACTCGAGCGTTGAGAACGTGGGGATTATCGCGATCGGAACCGGTATCGGGATACTGGGCTGGTCGACCGGTTCGACAGCGATGGCTGCCTTTGGGTTTGGCGGCGCCTTGCTCCATATCGTCAATCATGCCGTGTTCAAGGGGGCACTTTTTCTGGCGGCGGGGTCCGTCATGCAGAAATGCCGAACGCTTGATATCGACCAACTGGGCGGATTGCTCAAGCGCATGCCGCGCACGTCGACCGTCGCGCTGGTGGCATCGATCTCCATAGTTGGTCTGCCGCTCGGCTGCGGCTTTGTCAGCGAGTTTCTTGTCTACGTGGCGGCGCTCCATGGTGCGTCATCGGCGCGAACCGACCTGGCCGCGGCATCCATAACAGTGGTAATTGGTCTCGCGTTGATCGGCGGTCTGGCCGCAGTCTGTTTTAGCAAGCTGTTTGGAATCGGGTTCCTTGGTGTGCCGCGAAGTGCGAGCGCGACAGAAGCGAATGAGTCCGACGGACTCATGACGATTCCGATGTTGGTTCTGGCGGGATTGTGTGTTGTGATCGGCCTCGGAGCGTTCGCCGTGCCCGTTTTCGCTGGTGGTGTGGTGGGCCTGGTGACCGGAATCCCATCGCACGCTATAACCGATGCACTGCAGCCGTCAGGCAATCTCCTGAAAGCGCTCAGCGTGGCGACAACTATCATTGGCTTGGGTGTATTCGTGGCGGCGATTGCCCGGTTGTTCGTTTTGCGAAACCGGTCTGTGAGAGAAACAGTCACCTGGGATTGCGGGTACGTGGCGCCGTCGGCCGAGATGCAGTACCGCGGCTTCTCGTTCGTACAGATCGTGACGGGGCTTTTTGCGGGATTACTTTCAATACGCAAGCGGCAGACGTTGCCCTCCGGTCTGTTTCCGCGACGGGGTCTTGTTTCCGTCAAAGTCCCTGATGGTCTCTTGTTGAGTCTCTATGAACCAGTCTTTCGCGGCGTCGGGTGGACACTCGGACGGTTGCGCTGGCTCCAGCACGGCAATGTGCATTTGTACATCCTCTACATTCTGATCACGCTTCTCATCCTGATGTTCTGGAATCTGCGATGA
- a CDS encoding NADH-quinone oxidoreductase subunit C, with translation MSSELALTCRHCEIVRYGEIPVLGYDQFADTVARAISDGDRLVALFVQPEERAEHRLFAISTVREEGSLRICSTLVGNAYPSLTLRCSQAHWFEREIAEIWGIEPQGHPWLKPIRFEAAPVGITEFFSVPGADVHQVAVGPVHAGVIEPGHFRFTCSGEAVLHLEISLGYQHRGVEQALRGGPTPRTIHYMETLAGDTSVGHATAYCQNVETLGHCHVSFRGMVLRSIALELERLANHAGDLGALAGDVGYLPVAAHCGRIRGDFLNLTAFLCGSRLGRGMARPGGVAFDLDEDQLEVLQQKLDQAFADVSMTAQLLWDTPSVVNRFEGTGILTTSQCLELGIVGPPARAAGVEQDVRLDHPSDVYSFAQIPVSLWHTGDVFGRAHVRWLEIVRSVEFIRTRLITLHAEPVRASVKALEPNAISISLVEGWRGEICHVACSDGDGRFRWYKVIDPSFHNWAGLALAMRNQQISDFPLCNKSFNLSYCGHDL, from the coding sequence ATGTCAAGCGAACTCGCACTCACCTGTCGCCACTGCGAGATCGTGCGCTACGGAGAGATTCCGGTCCTGGGATATGACCAGTTTGCCGATACGGTCGCACGCGCTATTAGTGATGGTGACAGACTGGTGGCGTTGTTCGTTCAGCCGGAGGAAAGGGCCGAGCACCGGCTTTTCGCCATCTCCACCGTACGCGAAGAAGGTTCCCTGCGGATCTGCTCGACGCTGGTGGGAAACGCGTACCCCTCGCTCACGCTGCGCTGTTCACAGGCTCACTGGTTTGAGCGAGAAATTGCCGAGATCTGGGGGATCGAACCACAGGGTCACCCCTGGCTGAAACCGATTCGTTTCGAGGCCGCGCCAGTGGGGATCACGGAGTTTTTCAGTGTGCCGGGAGCGGATGTTCACCAGGTGGCAGTGGGTCCGGTCCACGCCGGTGTTATCGAACCGGGGCATTTCCGCTTCACGTGCTCAGGCGAAGCGGTTCTTCATCTCGAAATCTCGCTCGGATACCAGCACCGAGGCGTGGAGCAGGCACTGAGAGGCGGGCCAACACCCCGTACGATTCACTACATGGAGACACTCGCCGGAGACACATCGGTCGGGCACGCGACAGCGTACTGCCAGAATGTTGAGACACTGGGGCATTGCCACGTGTCGTTTCGAGGTATGGTCCTTCGCAGCATCGCGCTGGAACTCGAACGGCTGGCCAATCACGCCGGTGATCTTGGCGCGCTGGCGGGGGACGTGGGCTATTTGCCGGTCGCGGCGCACTGCGGTCGAATCAGGGGGGATTTTCTTAATCTGACCGCGTTCCTTTGCGGTAGTCGGCTCGGGCGCGGCATGGCCCGTCCGGGCGGTGTCGCCTTTGATCTCGATGAAGATCAGCTCGAAGTTCTCCAGCAGAAACTTGACCAGGCGTTTGCCGATGTCAGCATGACCGCGCAACTGCTCTGGGATACGCCCTCGGTGGTGAATCGTTTCGAGGGAACCGGGATATTGACCACCTCGCAGTGTCTAGAATTGGGGATTGTGGGACCACCGGCTCGGGCCGCGGGTGTGGAGCAGGATGTCCGGCTTGATCATCCGTCAGATGTGTACAGTTTCGCGCAGATCCCGGTGTCGCTGTGGCACACGGGCGATGTATTCGGTCGCGCCCATGTTCGCTGGCTGGAGATAGTCCGCTCAGTGGAGTTCATTCGCACCCGGCTCATCACACTGCACGCCGAGCCGGTGCGCGCCTCGGTCAAAGCACTCGAACCGAATGCGATTTCAATATCACTCGTGGAGGGATGGCGCGGTGAGATCTGTCATGTGGCGTGTTCGGATGGTGACGGTCGGTTCCGATGGTACAAAGTGATTGACCCGTCGTTTCACAACTGGGCGGGTCTGGCGCTGGCCATGCGAAATCAACAGATCTCGGATTTTCCGCTGTGCAACAAGAGTTTCAATCTCTCGTACTGCGGGCATGATCTTTAG
- a CDS encoding molybdenum cofactor guanylyltransferase yields the protein MFGSAAILAGGASSRFGSPKQLYELNGRPMVTVVAERLRGLFGGVFAAGWPHGLPAPDGLPCFEDIHVGKGALGGIHTAITNAGGDWVFCCGCDMPLIQATVIGRIIESIGDEDILLPVINGTRQPLHAVYKRRILPMVERLCTADSEFLPDLLARVEVRYLEEAWFADLPDYALSFVSMNDRLQLEKYRAELALL from the coding sequence ATGTTCGGAAGCGCGGCAATTCTGGCGGGAGGAGCAAGCAGTCGCTTCGGTTCACCAAAACAACTCTATGAATTAAACGGGCGGCCGATGGTCACGGTCGTAGCGGAACGGCTACGCGGTCTGTTCGGGGGTGTCTTTGCGGCCGGCTGGCCGCACGGACTTCCGGCGCCAGATGGGTTGCCGTGCTTTGAGGACATTCATGTCGGCAAGGGCGCACTCGGCGGGATTCACACGGCAATTACCAATGCAGGCGGTGACTGGGTGTTTTGTTGCGGGTGCGATATGCCGCTCATACAGGCAACAGTGATCGGACGGATCATCGAATCGATAGGGGACGAAGATATTCTGCTGCCGGTCATCAACGGGACCCGCCAGCCGCTGCATGCCGTGTACAAACGGCGCATCCTTCCCATGGTCGAAAGACTGTGCACCGCTGACTCTGAGTTTCTGCCCGATCTACTCGCACGGGTCGAGGTTCGATATCTTGAGGAGGCCTGGTTCGCAGACCTCCCCGACTATGCGCTTTCGTTCGTAAGTATGAACGATCGGCTTCAACTCGAAAAGTATCGGGCTGAACTTGCCCTCCTTTAG
- a CDS encoding NADH-quinone oxidoreductase subunit H codes for MNISWLSVGHIILALIAAPLLPGFINRTKARMAGRRGQPLLQAYVDLFKLFRKGAVYSRTTSWVFRAGPIVNLAVVVSGLLLIPFAGSPAVLAFDGDLILLAYALGLARFFTVLAALDTGSSFEGMGASREVTFAVLVEPATLVGLLALSRLSHSISLSGLLYASGVTGWSIGAPALVAAAFFVLYLAENARIPVDDPATHLELTMIHEVMVLDHSGPDLGFVQYAGALKLWVLGALFVGVVTPDLREGGLWLCEGFALGTMLLLSIAVGLVESSMARLRLLKVPQLLVGAGALSMLAAILVLG; via the coding sequence ATGAATATCAGTTGGTTGAGTGTGGGACATATCATTCTGGCATTGATCGCGGCGCCGCTTCTGCCCGGCTTCATCAATCGGACTAAAGCACGCATGGCGGGACGGCGCGGCCAGCCGCTCTTGCAGGCGTATGTCGACCTGTTCAAACTGTTTCGCAAGGGAGCGGTATACAGTCGGACGACATCGTGGGTGTTTCGAGCCGGACCCATTGTCAATCTGGCGGTTGTCGTATCGGGTCTGCTTCTTATCCCGTTCGCCGGAAGTCCGGCCGTGCTCGCGTTCGACGGTGACCTGATCCTGCTGGCGTATGCTCTCGGTCTGGCACGATTCTTCACGGTCTTAGCGGCGCTTGACACCGGCTCGAGTTTTGAAGGGATGGGGGCAAGCCGGGAGGTGACCTTTGCCGTGCTGGTTGAACCGGCCACGCTGGTCGGGCTGCTGGCGTTGTCGCGTCTCAGCCACAGCATTTCGCTGAGCGGACTATTGTATGCGTCGGGCGTTACCGGATGGAGCATCGGCGCGCCGGCCCTGGTGGCGGCGGCATTTTTTGTCCTGTACCTGGCGGAGAATGCGCGCATTCCGGTCGATGATCCAGCCACGCATCTCGAGCTGACCATGATCCATGAAGTGATGGTGCTCGACCATAGCGGGCCGGATCTGGGGTTCGTGCAGTACGCCGGAGCGTTGAAGTTGTGGGTGCTGGGAGCGTTGTTCGTGGGCGTAGTCACACCGGACCTGCGTGAGGGGGGCTTGTGGCTCTGCGAGGGGTTCGCGCTTGGGACAATGCTGCTGTTGTCGATCGCGGTGGGGCTGGTGGAATCATCCATGGCCCGACTGCGCCTGTTAAAGGTGCCGCAGCTTCTGGTGGGCGCAGGCGCTCTTTCGATGCTCGCGGCTATTCTGGTGCTGGGGTAA
- a CDS encoding PTS sugar transporter subunit IIA has product MTLTVKDIARLLSVSEKTVYRWISQGQLPAYQVHEQYRFNKAEILEWATSRKFPVSPEIFTEPETSGIPMPSLVEALQNGGVNYRVDGADKWVVLKNVVQLLKLPEEVDREFLYRVLVAREELSSTGIGDGIAIPHVRNPVVLHVSRPLVTLFFLEHPVDFGAIDGQPVYALFMLISPTVRAHLHLISRLAYTLRDEAFRNVIQRQGLREEILEAARKVEEALVQGAAKPSQTR; this is encoded by the coding sequence ATGACACTGACTGTTAAGGATATTGCCAGGCTGCTAAGTGTTTCTGAGAAAACGGTTTACCGCTGGATAAGCCAGGGACAGTTGCCGGCTTATCAGGTACATGAGCAGTATCGGTTTAACAAGGCGGAGATACTGGAATGGGCCACCTCGCGCAAGTTTCCGGTCTCGCCGGAGATCTTCACCGAGCCGGAGACCAGCGGCATTCCCATGCCGTCACTGGTCGAGGCACTGCAAAACGGCGGTGTGAATTACCGTGTAGATGGGGCTGATAAGTGGGTGGTGCTGAAGAACGTCGTGCAACTTCTGAAACTGCCCGAAGAAGTGGACCGCGAGTTCCTGTATCGAGTGCTGGTGGCACGTGAGGAATTGTCATCGACCGGTATCGGCGATGGTATCGCGATCCCGCACGTTCGAAACCCGGTGGTGCTTCACGTGTCACGGCCGCTGGTGACGCTTTTCTTTTTGGAACATCCGGTCGATTTCGGGGCGATTGACGGCCAGCCGGTATATGCGCTCTTCATGCTGATCAGTCCGACCGTGCGGGCGCATCTTCATTTGATCTCGCGGCTCGCTTATACGCTTCGCGATGAGGCGTTTCGCAATGTGATCCAGCGGCAGGGGCTCAGGGAGGAGATTCTCGAGGCAGCCAGAAAAGTCGAAGAGGCATTGGTGCAGGGAGCCGCCAAACCGTCGCAGACAAGGTGA
- a CDS encoding proton-conducting transporter membrane subunit, with product MTILALILAPALAGLASFVIRNNTVRRMILVGTAMLHAVLTATVWVNKPEPIMAGWLQVDALGLVFLSAVSCLFMAAAVYAVSYLAREESGARPDFEESFLFVNEPEAVFVGCLMLFLSTMTLVTLSHNFGLLWVAVEATTLTSAPLIYFHRHHRSLEATWKYLLICSVGIALALLGTFFLAFAASGKAGGGIPLMVDELIANAAWLRVPWIKVAFLFMLVGYGTKMGLAPLHSWLPDAHSEAPSVVSALLSGALLNCAFIGILRVTQVLDATGSGAFARGLLLVFGLISVAVATVFIVAQLDFKRMLAYSSIEHMGILAVGIGLGGVGSFGAMLHAVNHSLTKGMMFLVAGNILARFRTKSTRMIDGMLGEIPVSGSLWMAGLLALTGTPPFGLFQSELTIIRAAIDSGHILVAVTLLVALGVIFVGMSSIVIGMVFGKGRQQLDSSVATESLASVIPPIVLCMGALLLGLYIPPVLNGILTEASQLLGGD from the coding sequence ATGACTATTCTTGCTCTCATATTGGCGCCGGCGCTGGCCGGTCTCGCCTCGTTCGTGATCCGAAACAATACCGTACGACGAATGATCTTGGTGGGTACGGCTATGCTGCATGCGGTGCTGACTGCAACGGTGTGGGTGAACAAACCGGAACCAATTATGGCCGGATGGCTTCAGGTGGACGCGCTGGGATTGGTGTTCTTGTCTGCCGTGAGCTGTCTGTTCATGGCGGCAGCAGTGTATGCGGTATCGTACCTGGCGAGAGAAGAATCCGGTGCGCGGCCCGATTTCGAAGAATCGTTCTTGTTCGTCAATGAACCTGAGGCGGTGTTTGTGGGTTGCCTTATGTTGTTCCTGTCGACTATGACACTCGTCACGTTGAGTCACAACTTCGGGCTGCTCTGGGTAGCGGTGGAGGCAACCACGCTGACGAGCGCGCCGCTCATCTACTTCCACCGCCACCACCGGTCACTCGAGGCGACCTGGAAATACCTGCTGATCTGCTCGGTCGGCATTGCGCTGGCCCTGTTGGGGACCTTCTTCCTGGCGTTTGCGGCATCGGGGAAAGCGGGGGGCGGCATACCGCTGATGGTGGACGAACTGATTGCCAACGCCGCCTGGCTGCGGGTTCCCTGGATCAAAGTTGCATTCCTGTTCATGCTTGTCGGCTACGGGACGAAAATGGGCTTGGCGCCCCTGCACAGCTGGCTGCCGGATGCCCACAGCGAGGCGCCATCGGTGGTGTCGGCGCTTCTCTCAGGTGCGCTTCTTAATTGCGCGTTCATCGGCATACTGAGAGTGACACAGGTGCTCGACGCGACTGGCTCGGGGGCGTTCGCTCGCGGACTTCTCCTGGTGTTCGGGTTGATCTCGGTGGCGGTTGCCACTGTGTTCATTGTCGCACAGTTGGACTTCAAGCGGATGTTGGCCTATTCAAGTATCGAGCACATGGGAATTCTGGCGGTGGGGATTGGACTTGGCGGCGTAGGTTCGTTCGGCGCCATGCTGCATGCGGTCAACCATTCGCTCACCAAGGGGATGATGTTCCTGGTGGCCGGCAATATCCTGGCACGTTTCCGCACGAAATCCACGCGGATGATCGACGGCATGCTGGGTGAGATCCCGGTATCCGGGAGCCTCTGGATGGCCGGCCTGCTGGCGTTGACCGGAACGCCGCCGTTTGGGCTGTTCCAGAGCGAGCTGACGATCATCCGCGCGGCAATTGACTCAGGTCATATCCTGGTGGCAGTAACACTGCTGGTGGCGCTGGGTGTGATATTCGTAGGCATGTCGAGTATTGTGATCGGCATGGTGTTCGGCAAAGGAAGGCAGCAGCTTGATTCGAGCGTGGCGACAGAATCGCTGGCATCGGTGATACCGCCGATTGTTCTCTGCATGGGGGCGCTGCTGCTGGGCCTGTACATTCCACCTGTGCTGAATGGGATTCTCACTGAGGCGTCTCAATTGCTCGGGGGAGATTGA
- a CDS encoding 4Fe-4S dicluster domain-containing protein, whose product MFKALLTRWKFGNRTIGFPLEAPVLPERFLGRPIIGPEPCGENCAKCFEVCPTTAIEIVERHPTVDLGRCLFCGECQQACPAGLIRFTSNFSLAANKRSDLLVRHDAEQKLVEKLHVEMLRLFGRSLRLRQVSAGGCNGCEVEVNVLGTIVYDLGRFGIQFVASPRHADGLLITGPVTENMRLALQKSYEAVPDPRVVIAVGACAISGGPYIDHPQAHNGAASQLAVDLFIPGCPPHPLTILDGLLRLLGRMPAERISRL is encoded by the coding sequence ATGTTTAAGGCGCTGCTCACACGCTGGAAATTTGGAAACCGTACGATCGGTTTTCCTCTCGAAGCACCGGTATTGCCGGAGCGGTTTCTCGGGCGGCCGATAATCGGTCCGGAACCATGTGGGGAGAACTGTGCGAAGTGTTTTGAGGTATGTCCGACAACAGCGATAGAAATCGTTGAGCGACACCCTACAGTGGACCTCGGGCGGTGCTTGTTCTGCGGGGAGTGTCAACAGGCCTGTCCAGCGGGTCTGATCCGTTTTACAAGCAATTTCAGCCTTGCCGCCAATAAGCGGTCCGACCTGCTGGTTCGACACGATGCCGAACAAAAGCTGGTTGAAAAGCTACATGTAGAGATGTTACGATTGTTCGGGCGGTCACTTCGATTGAGACAAGTGAGTGCCGGCGGATGCAACGGCTGCGAAGTGGAAGTAAATGTTCTGGGTACTATCGTGTATGACCTTGGCCGATTCGGTATCCAGTTTGTGGCATCCCCCCGGCATGCCGACGGCCTCTTGATCACCGGCCCGGTGACCGAGAACATGCGGCTGGCACTCCAGAAAAGCTACGAGGCAGTACCTGATCCGAGGGTAGTCATCGCGGTTGGCGCCTGTGCCATATCGGGAGGGCCGTATATCGACCATCCGCAGGCGCACAATGGAGCCGCCAGCCAACTGGCGGTCGACCTCTTTATACCGGGTTGTCCGCCACATCCTCTGACGATCCTCGATGGCCTACTTCGGCTCCTGGGTCGCATGCCTGCAGAGCGGATATCGCGCCTGTAG
- the fdhD gene encoding formate dehydrogenase accessory sulfurtransferase FdhD, whose translation MVAADHLPEEALVELVLSTGLSTTLICTPHHLPELVTGWLFTQGLVKGSEDICSLQVCDMNRRVLVQIKQDGSGAAASSRMIVSSGCSGGRVLAESFRIGEYYCRSELTVSMAGLDEALANMYERLSTGQALSGLHCAALVPQGGAEEIVADVDVGRHNAVDKVIGAALTWEFPFGQSVLVTSGRVSSDMVLKAIRAGIPIIATRRSVTSLAAEFAEKTGITVVARLSRGEPLVAGNGNRISG comes from the coding sequence ATGGTTGCAGCTGACCACCTGCCTGAAGAAGCGCTGGTCGAACTGGTGTTGAGCACCGGTCTGTCCACGACGCTTATTTGCACCCCTCACCATCTGCCTGAGCTAGTCACCGGTTGGTTGTTTACTCAGGGTCTGGTGAAAGGGAGCGAGGATATTTGTTCCCTTCAAGTCTGCGATATGAACAGGCGTGTGCTGGTACAGATAAAACAGGACGGTTCGGGGGCGGCCGCTTCCTCCCGGATGATCGTATCATCAGGGTGCTCAGGCGGCAGGGTTCTTGCGGAGTCGTTCCGTATCGGCGAATACTACTGCCGGTCGGAGCTGACGGTGTCAATGGCAGGTTTGGATGAAGCCCTCGCGAACATGTATGAGCGCCTCTCGACCGGACAAGCACTGTCGGGTCTTCATTGCGCCGCTCTGGTCCCACAGGGCGGCGCGGAAGAAATTGTGGCTGATGTTGATGTCGGCCGCCACAACGCGGTGGACAAAGTGATCGGTGCCGCATTGACCTGGGAGTTCCCTTTTGGTCAATCTGTGCTGGTCACCAGTGGACGAGTTTCTTCTGATATGGTGCTGAAGGCGATTCGAGCCGGGATTCCGATCATAGCGACACGTCGCTCGGTCACCAGTCTCGCTGCTGAATTCGCTGAGAAAACAGGAATCACCGTTGTGGCCCGGCTATCCCGGGGCGAGCCGCTGGTTGCTGGGAATGGGAATCGCATTAGCGGATAA
- the mobB gene encoding molybdopterin-guanine dinucleotide biosynthesis protein B, translating into MTRILHVVGCKHAGKTRTCEVLIPPLRRLGLSVGTLKYTEHDGFDWDVEGKDTFRHRQAGSDITGIFGRHCYAFSDNRAQAQGISIAQMIRTFYSGLDLVLIEGYRMDEARKIEVLRPGYTDHAVANPSQLVATYGERLFEYQAPHFAYGAENQLALHILTHLTELTSFDDHQPQAE; encoded by the coding sequence ATGACCAGGATCCTTCATGTTGTCGGCTGCAAGCATGCCGGCAAGACCCGCACGTGTGAGGTGCTGATCCCGCCGCTGCGGCGCCTTGGCCTGTCAGTGGGCACGCTGAAATATACCGAGCATGATGGGTTCGATTGGGATGTTGAGGGAAAGGATACATTCCGCCACCGGCAAGCGGGGAGCGATATCACCGGCATTTTCGGGCGTCACTGTTACGCGTTTTCCGACAACCGCGCTCAGGCGCAGGGCATATCGATCGCCCAGATGATCCGGACGTTTTACTCGGGGTTAGACCTCGTGCTGATTGAGGGGTACCGCATGGATGAGGCGCGCAAGATCGAGGTGCTTAGGCCAGGGTACACGGATCATGCGGTGGCCAATCCTTCTCAACTGGTGGCAACTTATGGAGAACGGCTCTTCGAGTATCAAGCGCCACACTTTGCGTATGGCGCCGAAAACCAACTGGCGCTTCACATCCTCACGCATCTCACGGAACTGACATCTTTCGACGATCATCAACCGCAGGCGGAATGA